The Mercurialis annua linkage group LG2, ddMerAnnu1.2, whole genome shotgun sequence genome contains a region encoding:
- the LOC130015126 gene encoding uncharacterized protein LOC130015126, with the protein MAGKVSANFYSDDGFIIIGGENGGCRGHFVRFGYEDSIDVKSLVEKILAQLYTQIGMALTSRFSKISLSVFLGNAIEENYAIPPLPTNPTMNQLKIHKERKTRKFKAKAYLFSAVSNSIYSRVMQLESAKDIWDYLKQEYQGDEKTKNMQALNLIREFEMMKMKETESIKSYSEKLLGIANKVRLLGKNFLDERIIQNFFVTLPEKYESKISSLEETKDLSTISLSELVKALQAQEQRRILRNQEIEHTTEGALMAKTSWKKEKSQCGHCKKNGHEENDCWHKGKPQCFNCKRFGHLQQYCRFKKEEYAKMAEVEEETLL; encoded by the exons ATGGCCGGAAAAGTTTCAGCGAATTTCTATTCCGACGACGGATTTATCATCATTGGCGGAGAAAACGGTGGTTGTCGGGGCCATTTTGTTAGATTTGGATATGAAGATAGCATCGATGTAAAATCACTAGTTGAA AAGATTCTTGCGCAGCTTTATACTCAAATAGGTATGGCATTGACAAGCAGATTCTCTAAAATTTCACTGAGTGTATTTTTGGGGAAT GCAATTGAAGAAAACTATGCAATTCCTCCATTGCCTACAAATCCTACCATGAATCAATTAAAGATTCACAAGGAAAGAAAGACAAGAAAATTTAAAGCCAAggcttatttattttctgctgtGTCAAACTCAATATATTCAAGAGTTATGCAACTGGAGTCCGCAAAAGACATATGGGATTATCTCAAGCAAGAATATCAAGGCGATGAAAAGACCAAAAATATGCAAGCACTCAATCTAATTAGAGAGTTTGAAATGATGAAGATGAAGGAGACAGAAAGCATAAAAAGTTACAGCGAAAAATTACTCGGCATTGCGAACAAGGTAAGGTTGCTTGGTAAGAATTTTCTTGATGAACGTATTATTCaaaatttttttgtaactttgcCTGAAAAGTATGAGTCTAAAATTTCTTCATTAGAAGAAACAAAAGATTTGTCAACCATATCTTTGTCTGAATTAGTAAAGGCATTACAAGCTCAAGAGCAAAGAAGAATCTTGAGAAATCAAGAAATTGAACACACAACTGAAGGAGCATTAATGGCCAAAACATCATGGAAGAAAGAAAAATCTCAGTGTGGTCATTGTAAAAAAAATGGCCATGAAGAAAATGATTGTTGGCACAAAGGCAAGCCTCAATGTTTCAACTGTAAGAGATTTGGACATCTACAACAATATTGCAGGTTTAAAAAAGAAGAGTATGCAAAAATGGCGGAAGTTGAAGAAGaaactttattataa
- the LOC126668640 gene encoding probable terpene synthase 3 has translation MVSVLDDIYDIHGTIEELELFTDVIERWDLSMKNQLPDYMIWYFEALIDFFAELETKTKMEGRPFCIYYAKEAVSLLALIG, from the exons ATGGTCTCTGTTTTGGATGACATTTATGATATTCATGGTACAATCGAAGAACTTGAGCTTTTCACTGATGTAATCGAGAG GTGGGATTTGAGCATGAAAAATCAACTTCCAGATTACATGATATGGTACTTTGAAGCATTAATAGATTTCTTTGCGGAATTAGAGACCAAAACAAAAATGGAAGGGAGGCCATTCTGCATTTATTATGCAAAGGAAGCGGTGAGTTTACTTGCTTTGATCGGGTAA